The following proteins are co-located in the Sphingorhabdus lutea genome:
- a CDS encoding ribonucleotide-diphosphate reductase subunit beta has product MSLLEARKTYKPFEYPWAYDMWKRQQQIHWLPEEVPLGEDCRDWAQKISDHERNLLTQIFRFFTQADIEVQDCYHEKYGRVFKPTEVKMMLTAFSNMETVHIAAYSHLLDTIGMPESEYSAFLEYEEMAEKVNYLDEFGVDNDEDIARTLAMFGGFTEGVQLFASFAMLMNFPRFNKMKGMGQIVSWSIRDESLHCEGITKLFHAFTQERGCLTKAVKEDIIDCCQKVVRLEDRFIDLAFEMGPVPGMTAKEIKRYIRYIADWRLSQLGLQPVYMVEDHPLPWLAPLINGVEHANFFETRATEYSKASTRGNWGEVWDSFDKRKKKTANDSGLTAALGMDDDGADMFEQAGVAAE; this is encoded by the coding sequence ATGTCACTTTTAGAAGCCCGTAAAACATATAAGCCCTTTGAATATCCATGGGCATATGACATGTGGAAACGCCAGCAACAAATTCACTGGTTGCCAGAGGAAGTCCCCTTGGGGGAGGATTGCCGCGACTGGGCGCAGAAAATTTCCGATCATGAACGCAATTTGCTGACCCAAATTTTCCGTTTCTTTACCCAAGCGGATATTGAGGTTCAGGATTGTTACCATGAAAAATATGGCCGCGTGTTCAAACCGACCGAGGTAAAGATGATGTTGACCGCATTTTCCAATATGGAAACCGTGCACATCGCCGCCTATTCCCATTTGCTGGACACTATCGGCATGCCCGAAAGCGAATATAGCGCCTTTTTGGAATATGAAGAAATGGCCGAAAAGGTCAATTATCTGGACGAATTTGGCGTCGATAATGACGAAGATATTGCCCGCACCTTGGCCATGTTTGGCGGCTTTACCGAAGGGGTGCAGCTGTTCGCCAGCTTTGCCATGCTCATGAACTTTCCCCGTTTTAACAAAATGAAGGGCATGGGCCAAATTGTATCATGGTCAATCCGTGATGAAAGCCTGCATTGCGAGGGGATTACCAAATTATTCCACGCCTTTACCCAGGAACGGGGCTGCCTGACCAAGGCGGTGAAGGAAGATATTATCGATTGCTGTCAAAAGGTTGTCCGTTTGGAGGACCGCTTTATCGACCTTGCCTTTGAAATGGGGCCGGTGCCCGGCATGACGGCAAAGGAAATTAAACGCTATATCCGCTATATTGCCGATTGGCGGTTAAGCCAGCTTGGCCTGCAACCCGTTTATATGGTGGAGGATCACCCGCTGCCATGGCTTGCCCCGTTAATCAACGGCGTGGAACATGCCAATTTCTTTGAAACCCGCGCGACAGAATATAGTAAGGCATCAACACGCGGCAATTGGGGCGAGGTTTGGGATAGCTTTGACAAGCGCAAGAAAAAAACCGCCAATGATAGCGGCCTGACCGCCGCATTGGGCATGGATGATGACGGCGCCGATATGTTCGAACAAGCAGGCGTCGCTGCGGAATGA
- a CDS encoding DUF2312 domain-containing protein, which produces MSEGNVAADQLRLFIERVERLEEEKKGIADDIRDVYSEAKSQGYDAKIMRQIVRLRKMETNDRLEMEAILDTYKAALGLE; this is translated from the coding sequence ATGTCAGAGGGCAATGTCGCCGCCGATCAACTTCGTTTATTCATTGAACGGGTGGAGCGTTTGGAAGAAGAGAAAAAAGGCATAGCGGATGATATTCGCGATGTATATTCAGAGGCAAAGTCACAAGGATATGACGCCAAAATCATGCGCCAAATCGTGCGTTTGCGTAAAATGGAAACCAATGACCGTCTTGAGATGGAAGCAATTTTAGATACTTATAAGGCTGCATTAGGTCTTGAATAA
- a CDS encoding acyl-CoA dehydrogenase family protein, with the protein MSLDNIPRSAYNEDHEAFRASVRAFMQKEVAPNAKQWDEDKIVPKDLWPKAGALGMLCPTVPEEYGGLGLDFGYNAIVDEETSYTGGSPLGFSLQSDIVVNYIVQYGSEEQKLKWLPKMVSGEVVTAIAMTEPGTGSDLQSIRTTAKKDGNHYVINGSKTYITNGQNADLVLVCVKTDTEVQPAWKGVSIVLVEAEREGFERGRNLDKIGMDAADTSELFFNDVRVPITNCLGEEGKGFIYLMSELPQERLSIAVSAQASAQKAYDDTVEFVKERKAFGKTVFDFQNTRFVLADLKTKLQVGWAHLDWALNRHYKKELTNEEGAAAKLWHTDLQWEVMDKCLQLHGGAGYMNEYPIARAWRGARVTRIFGGTNEIMKELIGRTL; encoded by the coding sequence ATGTCATTAGATAACATCCCACGCAGCGCCTATAATGAAGATCATGAGGCGTTTCGCGCCTCTGTCCGCGCCTTTATGCAAAAAGAAGTCGCCCCAAATGCAAAACAATGGGACGAGGATAAAATTGTGCCAAAGGATTTATGGCCAAAGGCAGGGGCGCTGGGCATGTTATGCCCCACCGTGCCAGAGGAATATGGCGGCCTTGGCCTTGATTTTGGATATAATGCCATTGTTGATGAAGAAACCAGCTATACGGGCGGATCGCCGCTTGGCTTTTCCCTACAATCCGACATTGTGGTCAATTATATCGTCCAATATGGCAGTGAAGAGCAAAAGCTAAAATGGCTGCCCAAAATGGTGTCTGGCGAAGTCGTTACCGCCATTGCCATGACCGAACCGGGCACGGGCAGCGACCTGCAATCCATTCGAACCACAGCCAAAAAAGACGGCAATCATTATGTGATTAACGGGTCAAAAACCTATATCACCAATGGTCAAAATGCCGATTTGGTTCTGGTGTGCGTTAAAACCGATACCGAGGTGCAGCCCGCATGGAAGGGCGTTTCCATTGTGTTGGTGGAGGCAGAGCGCGAAGGATTTGAACGTGGCCGCAATCTTGACAAAATTGGCATGGACGCCGCCGATACGTCGGAATTATTTTTTAACGATGTGCGCGTGCCCATTACCAATTGTTTGGGCGAAGAGGGCAAAGGCTTTATATATTTGATGAGCGAATTACCCCAAGAACGCCTATCCATTGCGGTATCAGCGCAGGCATCTGCACAAAAAGCATATGATGACACGGTGGAATTTGTGAAAGAACGCAAGGCATTTGGAAAAACTGTTTTTGATTTTCAAAATACCCGCTTTGTCTTGGCTGACTTAAAAACCAAATTGCAGGTGGGCTGGGCGCATTTGGATTGGGCATTGAACCGCCATTATAAAAAAGAACTGACCAATGAAGAAGGCGCGGCGGCCAAATTATGGCATACTGACCTGCAATGGGAGGTGATGGACAAATGCCTGCAATTACATGGCGGCGCGGGTTATATGAATGAATATCCCATTGCCCGGGCATGGCGCGGCGCGCGCGTTACCCGCATTTTTGGTGGCACAAATGAAATTATGAAAGAGTTAATCGGCAGAACATTGTAA
- the pyk gene encoding pyruvate kinase, translated as METSMPLAENLKNKQQRRVKILATLGPASDSPEMIEKLFLAGANAFRINMSHGEQADKAALVTHIRALERKYAMPTTILVDLQGPKLRIGKFAGGKVMLETGAAFTLDQLEDDGNASRVRLPHQEIFDALEPQTRLLLDDGKLVLRVQSVTSDKIETIVEVGGPLSDRKGLNVPDVVIPVAALTAKDRSDLAFAVEQGVDWIAMSFVQRPEDVAEGRKLIGGKAALLAKIEKPAAIQRLDEILELADAVMVARGDLGVELPPEQVPPLQKQIVSAARRLGRPVVVATQMLESMITSPSPTRAEVSDVATAIYDGADAIMLSAETAAGAWPEEAVSIMDRIAKQVESDPDYYSRVHFTKINADETTADALALSSAQIVKTVDTNAIVCFTSSGSTARRISRERPEVPILVLTPHIDTARRLGLLWGSLSVRTRDIGSFEEMVAKGKRMAMRHHYGQAGGRLIMLAGVPFGTPGSTNVLHVVRLTGDELKGF; from the coding sequence ATGGAAACATCTATGCCCTTGGCCGAAAATTTAAAAAATAAACAGCAACGCCGCGTCAAAATATTGGCAACATTGGGCCCCGCAAGTGACAGCCCCGAAATGATTGAAAAGCTGTTTTTGGCGGGGGCAAATGCATTTCGTATCAATATGAGCCATGGGGAACAGGCAGATAAAGCCGCCTTGGTGACCCATATTCGTGCATTGGAACGTAAATATGCCATGCCGACCACCATTTTGGTGGACCTTCAGGGGCCAAAATTACGCATCGGCAAATTTGCCGGTGGCAAGGTGATGCTGGAAACTGGGGCTGCCTTTACCTTGGATCAATTGGAAGATGACGGCAATGCCAGCCGGGTGCGCCTGCCGCATCAGGAAATTTTCGATGCTTTAGAGCCACAGACCCGTTTATTATTGGATGATGGTAAATTGGTGCTGCGCGTGCAAAGCGTGACATCTGATAAAATTGAAACCATTGTCGAAGTGGGCGGGCCTTTATCAGACAGAAAGGGATTAAATGTTCCCGATGTGGTGATTCCCGTGGCGGCATTAACCGCAAAGGACAGGTCCGATTTGGCATTTGCCGTGGAACAGGGCGTGGATTGGATTGCGATGAGCTTTGTCCAGCGGCCCGAAGATGTGGCCGAGGGTCGTAAGTTAATCGGCGGAAAAGCCGCTTTATTGGCAAAAATTGAAAAGCCCGCCGCCATTCAGCGATTGGACGAAATTTTGGAATTGGCCGATGCGGTGATGGTGGCGCGTGGTGATTTGGGCGTGGAATTACCCCCTGAACAAGTGCCTCCATTGCAAAAGCAAATTGTCAGCGCAGCCCGCCGCCTTGGCCGCCCCGTCGTGGTGGCAACACAAATGCTGGAATCGATGATTACATCGCCCAGCCCGACAAGGGCGGAGGTTTCCGACGTTGCCACCGCCATTTATGACGGCGCAGACGCCATCATGCTGTCCGCGGAAACCGCCGCCGGCGCATGGCCGGAGGAGGCTGTATCGATTATGGACCGGATTGCCAAACAGGTGGAAAGCGACCCAGATTATTATAGCCGCGTCCATTTTACCAAAATAAATGCCGATGAAACCACCGCCGATGCGCTTGCATTGTCCAGCGCACAAATTGTAAAAACCGTGGATACCAACGCCATTGTTTGCTTTACATCATCCGGTTCAACCGCGCGGCGCATTTCGCGAGAGCGGCCTGAAGTGCCGATTTTGGTATTAACCCCGCATATCGACACCGCCCGCCGTTTGGGCTTATTATGGGGATCATTATCCGTGCGCACCCGCGATATTGGCAGTTTTGAAGAAATGGTTGCCAAGGGCAAGCGAATGGCGATGCGCCATCATTATGGGCAAGCAGGTGGCCGTTTAATCATGTTGGCGGGTGTTCCCTTTGGCACGCCAGGGTCAACCAATGTGCTGCACGTCGTGCGCTTAACTGGCGATGAGCTAAAGGGATTTTAA
- a CDS encoding FKBP-type peptidyl-prolyl cis-trans isomerase, whose amino-acid sequence MSVTAVPIQPIKKSSLVKLWAGLAILLLAAIALAFFGTKDVRAQYSSNEAFLADNAGNSGVTTTPSGLQIETIRKGEGPSPTDEDVALVKYKGMLRDGTVFDENEQAPMPVAGVVPGFSEALKLMQRGGQYRIWIPSALGYGDQDVPPQGEVKIPGGSVLIFEVDLLEYKSRAELEAAQKQFEEMQKAQGGAAPTGVPQAGPAPQ is encoded by the coding sequence ATGTCTGTTACCGCTGTTCCCATTCAACCCATCAAAAAATCTTCTTTGGTCAAATTATGGGCTGGCCTTGCCATTTTATTGCTGGCGGCCATCGCATTGGCATTTTTCGGCACAAAGGATGTCCGCGCCCAATATTCCAGTAATGAGGCTTTCCTTGCCGATAATGCAGGCAATAGCGGCGTCACCACCACCCCATCGGGATTGCAAATTGAAACCATCCGCAAAGGCGAGGGCCCATCCCCCACGGATGAGGATGTTGCCCTGGTCAAATATAAAGGCATGTTGCGTGATGGCACGGTCTTTGATGAAAATGAACAAGCCCCCATGCCCGTTGCGGGCGTTGTCCCTGGTTTTTCCGAAGCATTAAAATTGATGCAGCGCGGCGGGCAATATCGCATTTGGATTCCCTCCGCCCTTGGCTATGGTGATCAGGATGTCCCCCCACAGGGTGAGGTAAAAATTCCAGGCGGCAGCGTGCTGATTTTCGAGGTAGATTTATTGGAATATAAATCACGTGCCGAGTTGGAGGCCGCGCAAAAACAATTTGAAGAAATGCAAAAAGCACAAGGTGGTGCAGCACCAACCGGCGTACCGCAAGCAGGCCCAGCACCGCAATAA
- a CDS encoding thermonuclease family protein has translation MTNNIRLKFPKKPPRKTWTDWAAIIGGCAILLCALIFALSYFGILNLNMPSTKSPHERAMVANADDILNANFALCDGPVRNNCVVDGDTIWFEGRKIRIADINTPETHEAQCEQERELGVKAKMRLLALLNMGNFSLKNIDRDTDQYDRDLRIIIRGGDSIGEKLVDEGLAEKWQGYRRSWC, from the coding sequence ATGACGAATAATATACGCCTGAAATTTCCCAAAAAGCCGCCACGAAAAACATGGACTGATTGGGCCGCCATTATTGGTGGTTGCGCCATTTTATTATGCGCCCTTATTTTTGCTTTATCCTATTTCGGCATATTAAACCTAAATATGCCCAGCACAAAATCGCCGCATGAACGCGCCATGGTTGCCAATGCCGATGATATATTAAATGCCAATTTTGCTTTATGCGACGGCCCTGTTCGAAATAATTGCGTTGTTGATGGGGATACAATTTGGTTTGAGGGACGCAAAATTCGCATTGCAGATATTAACACGCCAGAAACGCATGAGGCACAATGCGAACAAGAGCGCGAATTGGGTGTGAAGGCGAAAATGCGGCTGCTCGCCTTATTAAATATGGGCAATTTTTCTTTAAAAAATATTGATCGGGATACGGACCAATATGATCGCGACCTTCGCATCATCATTCGCGGCGGCGATAGTATAGGCGAAAAATTGGTCGATGAAGGATTGGCCGAAAAGTGGCAGGGATATCGGCGAAGTTGGTGCTAA
- a CDS encoding peptidylprolyl isomerase, with the protein MLNFLSARKLTAMAILSACAFMPPLANAQDAAPAAPAASMPVPPSQALDENIWVLDLSTGGRVMIQLYPEVAPGHVERIKTLTAQGFYDGLVFHRVIDGFMAQGGDPTGTGLNGSDLPDLQAEFSTLPHVRGTVSMARAQDKNSANSQFFIVFQPRFSLDNNYSIFGRVMSGMQYVDAIQRGEPPVNPSRIVQASMKTDNKAAPAMAAPVSPSPVQPDEKQISLDDLNAQ; encoded by the coding sequence ATGTTGAATTTTTTATCTGCCCGCAAATTGACGGCAATGGCCATTTTATCGGCATGTGCATTCATGCCGCCCTTGGCCAATGCGCAGGATGCTGCGCCGGCTGCGCCTGCCGCTTCCATGCCCGTGCCGCCGTCACAGGCGCTTGATGAAAATATCTGGGTGTTGGACCTTAGCACCGGTGGGCGTGTCATGATTCAATTATATCCCGAAGTCGCCCCTGGACATGTGGAGCGGATTAAGACGCTGACTGCGCAGGGATTTTATGATGGTTTGGTGTTTCACCGCGTGATTGATGGATTTATGGCGCAGGGCGGTGACCCCACGGGAACGGGCTTAAACGGGTCGGATTTGCCCGATCTTCAGGCGGAATTTTCAACTCTTCCCCATGTGCGCGGCACGGTTTCAATGGCGCGGGCGCAGGATAAAAATTCGGCGAACAGCCAATTTTTTATCGTGTTCCAACCTAGATTCAGCCTTGATAATAATTATAGCATATTTGGGCGTGTGATGTCGGGCATGCAATATGTTGATGCGATTCAGCGCGGCGAGCCGCCCGTCAATCCCAGCCGAATTGTTCAGGCATCGATGAAGACGGATAATAAAGCCGCACCGGCCATGGCGGCGCCTGTTTCGCCATCACCTGTTCAGCCGGATGAAAAGCAGATAAGTTTAGATGATCTAAACGCCCAATAA
- the queA gene encoding tRNA preQ1(34) S-adenosylmethionine ribosyltransferase-isomerase QueA, translating into MQLHDFDFHLPSENIAIRPAVPRDSAKLLHVDGDAPFANKIVSDLPNLLRAGDILVFNDTKVIPAQLEGRRGEARIGVTLHKRIDLRSWQAFVRNGKRLKPGQQIIFGADVTAHATDKLPDGSFYIRFDGDEPVETLLHRAGTMPLPPYIAAKRNIDERDYDDYQTMFADKEGAVAAPTAALHFTPELMDNLARAGILTATLTLHVGAGTFLPVKVENVADHKMHAEWGVIEPETADKINNVRANGGRVIAVGTTSLRLMESAAGDDGLLHPFSGETDIFITPGYEFKIINGLMTNFHLPKSTLFMLVSALMGRAKMQHIYAHAIKNDYRFYSYGDSSLLLPE; encoded by the coding sequence ATGCAACTTCATGATTTTGACTTTCATCTGCCAAGCGAAAATATCGCAATACGTCCCGCTGTCCCCCGTGACAGCGCAAAATTATTGCATGTCGATGGCGATGCACCCTTTGCGAATAAAATTGTTTCGGATTTGCCCAATTTATTAAGGGCAGGGGATATTTTGGTGTTTAATGACACTAAAGTCATTCCGGCACAATTGGAGGGCAGAAGGGGGGAGGCGCGAATTGGCGTGACCCTGCATAAACGGATTGACCTGCGCAGTTGGCAGGCATTTGTCCGAAATGGCAAAAGATTAAAACCGGGGCAGCAAATTATTTTTGGTGCTGATGTCACTGCCCATGCCACCGATAAATTACCCGATGGCAGTTTTTACATAAGATTTGATGGCGATGAACCGGTGGAAACATTGCTGCACCGCGCGGGCACAATGCCTTTGCCGCCCTATATCGCCGCGAAACGCAATATTGATGAACGTGATTATGATGATTATCAGACCATGTTCGCGGATAAGGAAGGGGCGGTTGCTGCCCCCACGGCTGCGCTGCATTTTACGCCAGAATTGATGGATAATTTGGCAAGGGCGGGGATATTAACCGCGACCCTGACCCTGCATGTGGGGGCGGGAACGTTCCTGCCGGTTAAGGTGGAAAATGTCGCTGATCATAAAATGCATGCCGAATGGGGCGTGATTGAACCAGAAACAGCCGATAAAATTAACAATGTGCGGGCTAATGGCGGGCGGGTGATTGCTGTGGGCACAACATCGCTGCGGTTAATGGAAAGCGCGGCAGGGGATGATGGATTGCTGCATCCTTTTTCGGGGGAGACCGATATTTTCATCACCCCTGGATATGAATTTAAAATCATAAATGGGTTGATGACCAATTTCCATTTGCCCAAATCCACATTATTCATGTTGGTCAGCGCGTTAATGGGGCGGGCAAAAATGCAACATATTTATGCCCATGCCATCAAAAATGACTATCGATTTTACAGCTATGGCGATAGCAGCCTGTTATTACCCGAATAA
- a CDS encoding acyl-CoA thioesterase codes for MSRPESWQLIADNYPFSHRTETRFADLDMLGHINNVAMAGLFEHGRGKFNHAIEVERRTADQRWLIAKVEINYIAESFFPDPVDICSGISRIGSSSWDIASAAFQNDVCVATCVTTIVLTNKDGSVRINDDLRAEFERLTVKGA; via the coding sequence ATGTCCCGTCCTGAAAGCTGGCAGTTAATTGCCGATAATTATCCATTTAGCCACCGCACCGAAACGCGCTTTGCCGATTTGGACATGCTTGGCCATATCAATAATGTGGCAATGGCAGGATTATTTGAACATGGGCGCGGCAAATTTAACCATGCCATAGAGGTGGAGCGCCGCACCGCCGACCAACGTTGGTTAATCGCCAAAGTAGAGATAAATTATATCGCGGAAAGTTTTTTCCCCGACCCTGTGGATATTTGTAGTGGCATTTCGCGAATCGGGTCATCCAGTTGGGATATTGCATCGGCGGCATTTCAAAATGATGTCTGCGTTGCGACCTGCGTCACCACAATTGTATTGACCAATAAGGATGGTTCGGTGCGCATCAATGATGATTTACGCGCGGAATTTGAGCGTTTAACAGTAAAGGGCGCGTAA
- the rpsU gene encoding 30S ribosomal protein S21 codes for MQIMVRDNNVEQALRALKKKLQREGVYREMKLRRHYEKPSEKRARDKAAAVRRARKMERKRMERDGIKIA; via the coding sequence ATGCAGATAATGGTTCGCGACAATAATGTTGAACAGGCGCTACGGGCCCTGAAAAAGAAGTTGCAACGCGAAGGTGTATATCGCGAGATGAAACTTCGTCGCCATTATGAAAAGCCTTCTGAAAAGCGCGCTCGTGATAAAGCCGCTGCCGTTCGCCGCGCCCGCAAGATGGAGCGTAAGCGTATGGAGCGTGATGGCATTAAAATCGCCTAA
- a CDS encoding outer membrane beta-barrel protein encodes MKKITVLAALAAVSTLSAPAFAQEEQKVETYVGATAGYHDIGAGVARDDGAIFGGYAGVDVPLGGQFVIGLEGNFNLGTGAIDSEYGIATKLGVNVGEGHQLFVRGGYQEVDFDLSHIAGAPVPAGLDDTDGDYLVGIGGQFKLNENVRLRAVVDTIAFDSTRATVGVQFNF; translated from the coding sequence ATGAAAAAAATTACTGTTCTTGCGGCTTTGGCTGCTGTTTCCACCCTCTCCGCACCTGCATTTGCTCAAGAAGAGCAAAAGGTTGAAACCTATGTCGGTGCAACCGCTGGCTATCATGATATTGGCGCAGGCGTTGCCCGTGATGATGGCGCAATTTTTGGCGGCTATGCCGGTGTTGACGTGCCATTGGGCGGTCAATTTGTCATTGGTTTAGAAGGCAATTTCAATCTTGGTACTGGCGCAATTGACAGCGAATATGGCATTGCGACCAAATTGGGCGTTAATGTTGGCGAGGGGCATCAATTATTCGTGCGCGGCGGATATCAAGAAGTTGATTTTGATCTGTCTCACATTGCTGGCGCACCAGTTCCTGCTGGTTTAGACGATACTGATGGTGATTATTTGGTCGGCATTGGCGGACAGTTTAAGCTGAACGAAAATGTGCGTTTGCGTGCAGTTGTTGATACCATTGCATTTGACAGCACACGTGCCACAGTTGGTGTGCAATTTAACTTCTAA
- a CDS encoding helix-turn-helix transcriptional regulator has translation MDNSQIDKLTQRQIDCLSLVHNHYTSKDIGRQLKMSPHTVDSHIRNAVKILGVNSRFEAARLVTNSNDNEKRELSSPSPLLVESENLSFDEISKNEVFNNHQEQNLLPFPKYWGQENTLSPGAKLFWIFFIAFAICICIGAIAAAFDAIDRLM, from the coding sequence ATGGATAATTCACAAATTGATAAGCTAACGCAAAGGCAGATAGACTGCCTAAGTTTAGTTCATAATCATTATACATCCAAAGATATTGGCCGGCAGCTCAAAATGTCGCCCCATACGGTCGATTCACATATTCGCAATGCAGTAAAGATTTTGGGCGTGAACAGCCGGTTTGAGGCGGCGCGTCTAGTTACAAATAGCAATGATAATGAAAAGCGAGAATTGAGTAGTCCCTCTCCGCTACTAGTCGAGAGCGAGAATTTATCCTTTGATGAAATCTCCAAGAATGAGGTTTTCAATAATCATCAAGAGCAAAATTTACTGCCATTTCCGAAATATTGGGGCCAAGAAAATACATTATCCCCAGGTGCTAAATTATTTTGGATATTCTTTATTGCTTTTGCCATTTGCATTTGCATTGGGGCAATCGCCGCAGCATTTGATGCCATTGACCGATTGATGTGA
- a CDS encoding DUF1294 domain-containing protein has translation MISLFNIFGAIFLINLWTFMAFGFDKMRAENGGWRVSEDGLLTLALFGGIMGAYVGRAIFRHKIRKEPFSRRLQQIAIFQCFICAIVSGWMFAG, from the coding sequence ATGATAAGTTTATTCAACATATTTGGCGCGATATTCCTTATCAACCTATGGACATTTATGGCATTTGGTTTTGACAAAATGCGCGCGGAAAATGGCGGCTGGCGCGTGTCGGAGGATGGATTGTTGACCCTTGCCCTATTTGGCGGGATAATGGGTGCATATGTGGGCCGCGCGATATTTCGTCATAAAATACGTAAAGAGCCTTTTTCCCGCCGTCTGCAGCAAATTGCCATCTTCCAATGCTTTATTTGCGCCATTGTGTCGGGCTGGATGTTTGCGGGATAA